The Solanum pennellii chromosome 4, SPENNV200 genomic interval AAACCCAATatcttatcatcatggtgcatcaagactttaacccaatgtcttaccctctttttGCGGTTGGAcataaatccatcgtcttattcttttggtgtgataaaacttaaatctatcgtcttacccacaatgaggctcaacctcaagcttcaaaataatttaattttatcacttttgatgatcattaatatgatcgtacattataattacacacagatgtgagattattgatttcttataatcaacattagtagttaataaatatagcttaatagatcacacacctcatataaaggttgaaaacatatcttttagtaaattgtgcttattcaattattaaaataaattaaggaattctcttCTCATccgttgaaattttttttattttttttgtaacttttcATATTAATGTAGGATCTACCAAGTAATCAATTTTTTGAATCAGATTATATGATTCTAAcctttatctttatttaaaatttatcaacttattacTAACAGAACTAAATTATcgattcatataataattgtcTCAATAACATGATGTTTTCAATGTTAAATTGACCAAATCTCGctttaacataataattaaaaaaagtttttgaaaaactcatttataacaaatatattaagtaataatttacATCTAAaagtttagaaaaataaataaatacaaataatatttatttaaattttaagtccACTAATTAAAATTTCGCTTTAACCCTCGAATTATATTGAGCTGCCCCGCcttaaactattaaaataaagaatgtTATTAACCAAAGTAGTATATATGTTCCTATCGGCTACCAAAGGATTACTATGCAATTCTAAATGTTATTAATTGCAAGGGCCAATAACCAAATTACGCTTAAGCTTTCTGGTCATTATTTTTACAGTAACACTGAATaataatcatacttaaaatttttaaaatgagtacaaatttaaaatggtcatacttaaaagaaaaagtaattaagttcttaaaatcttttcaatgattttgatgaatcctgtacgcatttttaagattcaaataatcgtattattatgttttagtaTGATTACAATTGCGTTAAATGTAATAAAAATGACGAGAGATGATACAAATTGAGCCTTCGTATATTTTAAGGATTTAAGCTAACTGATAGATTATGGAAATAATCTATTTATTGTACAATATCTTTTGGTAAATATTCTAATTAGTTGTCATCTTTTATATTTAGCAATTATCTTTGTAATTGATTATTATCTATGTAATTGATAATAATCTCCGTAATTATCTCTTGCCTAAAATTAGGCTTGTACACTtttgtatatattgattattcagTGAATGAGAATGACACGGCAAACATTCTTTTATGGTATCAAAAGTCTAGGTTACTTTTCTGACCTAATTCTCTCTTCcgctttttcttcttctctaatCTTCTTATTCTCACACGGCTATCCACCATGGCCGAATCTCAGAAAATTCATCCCGCTACTCTTGTCACTAATATCAAGACCCACGTACCTGTTGTTCTTGAATATGACGGTTCCCAATACAACAACTGGTCTACTTTGTTCAAACTCCATTGCCGTGCTTATATGGTGATTGATCATATTACTCCGGTTGCTACGGAATCCGATGCTGATAAAGAGAAACCGGCTCCGAATTCTTCTGATGCAGCTCTCTGGCACCGACTTGATGATATTGTTCGACAGTGGATTTATGGTACTATTTCTAACGATCTCTTAAATTCCATTATTGATGCTGATGATAAGGCAATTGATACATGGAATCGTTTAGAAAATTTTTTCCACAACAACAAGTCTGCCCGGGCACTTAACCTTGATGCGCAGTTTACTAACACCAAACTCGAACAATTTGATGGTGTTAAACCTTATTGCACTCGTCTCAAAACCCTTGCTGACAGTTTACGAAACGTGGGTGATAAGGTATCCGACAATCGGATGGCGCTTCAACTTTTGAAAGGGCTTTCGGAGGAGTATAAGCCTTTTCGTACATCTGTTCGACATATTAGTCCCTTGCCTTCCTTTGATACTCTACGTTCCATGCTTGAACTAGAGGAACAAAGTAACTCTTCGGACCTTGCAATTGAAGCTCGCGAGGAGGCTCTTCTCACCGCCTCTTCCACAGCGTCACACCCTTCTAGTGATCATTCTTCATCTTCTAAAGGAGGGAATTCACGAGGTAGAGCCAAGGGTAAAGGGAAAGGCAGCGGCGGCAAGGGCAAAGGTGGTGCCGGCCGGAACAACCAGCAGCAGCAACAATCTTCGCAGCAGCAGCAACCGCGCCAAGGTGGCGCCTCCTCccaacagcagcagcagcaggGCATGGGGTGGATGTTTCCCCCATGGCCGTACTGGGGCAATGGCCCTTGGGCAACCCCACCTTGTCCGTACCCAGCCCAGGGTCCGGGCCCAAACCCGTGGACAGGGGCAAGGCCGTACCAGCCTCCTTCTCAAGGCATCCTCGGGTCTCGACCTAATCAAGCGTACTTCTCAAGCGCTCCATCTTCTCATCCGGGTTCTGTTCCTACCAACATTGAACAAGCTATGCACACAATGTCTCTCACCGATCCAAATTACTATATGGATACCGGGGCAACCTCTCACATGACGAATTCCCAAGGTAACTTATCTCCATATTTTAATTTGAGTAATCATGCTAATAATGCTATTACTGTTGGCAATGGTAGTAAAATACCTATTAAAGGTTATGGTCACGAATGTCTAAACCAAAACACTCTTCAACTCAAAAATGTCCTTCATGTcccaaaaattattaaaaacctAATATCAGTTAGAAAATTCACCACTGACAATCATGTTTCTGTTGAATTTGATCCGTTTGGGTTTTCTGTGAAGGATTTGCAGACGGGGAGCAAAATAGTGAGGTGTAATAGCAGTGGCGATCTCTATCCTTTTCTCACTGATCGTCAAATCATTTCACCTACCACCCCTTCAGCTTTTGCAGTTGTCTCTCCTAGTTTATGGCATTCCCGTTTAGGTCATCCGGGACATGCAATTCTTAGTAGTCTGCGTAGTAGTAATCTTATCAAATGTAATAAGGCTTCAAACGATATTTGTCATTCTTGCCCATtgggaaaattaataaaaatgccTTTTACAGATTCTTTATCTCATACTACTATGCCTTTTGACATTATTCACAGTGATTTATGGACATCTCCGATTCTTAGCTCACTTGGTCATAAGTATTATGTTCTCTTTCTTGATAATTACACGAATTTTTTATGGACGTTTCCTATTTCTTCTAAATCTCAAGTCTATAATCTTTTTATTCGTGTCCGAACTTATATTCGAACTCAATTTGAGAGAGAAATTAAAGCTTTCCAATGTGATAACGGCCGTGAATTTGAAAATGATCCCTTTAAGcaattttgtcaaaaatatgGAATGCATTTTAGATTCTCATGTCCATACACCTCTCCTCAAAATGGCAAATCGGAACGAAAAATTAAAACGATTAACAATGTTGTTCGTACGCTCCTTTGTCATGCTTCTATGCCTCCTTCTTTTTGGCATCATGCACTTGAAATGGCTACATACCTTCACAATATCATGCCCACAAAAATACTTGGTTATAAATCACCTACTCAGATCTTATATCAAAAAACTCCGGATTATTCACATCTACGTGTCTTTGGGTGTTTATGTTATCCTTTGATTCCCTCTTCCAAGATAAATAAACTCCAATCCCGGTCTACTCCATGTGTCTTTCTTGGATATCCATCCAATCATAGGGGGTATAAGTGTTTTGATATGTCGAGTCGTCGTATTATAATAGCCAAGCATGTGTGGTTTGATGAGTCGGTTTTTCCATTCTCTAAGGTACACACTCCCCTCCCTCATACATATGATTTCTTAAGTGACACTTCCAGTCCTTCGGACATTCCTATGTATCGTTCTATTCTTGAGTCGGGTATTGCTCCCTTGGATGCTACTTCACAGCCTGTACCGCACCCCACCCGCGGCCAGGACACCCATACCGCAGCCAGCCCGCAGCCTACCCTGCCTTCCCCTTCCCCGCAGCACACTCGCGACCATACCCAGCAAACCGCGACCCTCCTGCGGAACCCCCTGCAGCAAGGCAGTGGCAGCCTACCTCCTGTACCCGCTGCTAATGCCGAGCTGCACTCCCACCCCAGCCAACCGTGCACTCCACCTGTCAACGTACAGCAGGGGATGCACCCTTTTGTACCCGCTGCCAATGATAGGCAACCACCACCTTTTGCCATCACATCATCCTCTTCCCACTCCTCTCAACCATCGCATTCCATGAACACCCGTAGCAAACATGGAATTTTTAAACTGAATCCTAAATACCATGACCAGGCCAATCATACTACTACCTCCATATCACCCATTCCGAAGAACCCTGTTCAGGCCATTCGTGACCATAATTGGAAAATTGCTATGCAGGAAGAGTATGATGCTCTTATTAAAAATGGTACTTGGGATTTAGTCCCGCGACCGTCTGATGTCAATATTATTCGGTCTCTATGGATTTTTCGGCATAAGACTAAGTCTGATGGTTCTTTTGAAAGACATAAGGCTCGTCTTGTTGGTGATGGTAAGACACAGAGGGAAGGTATTGACTGTGATGAGACTTTTAGTCCGGTTGTTAAACCAGCTACTATTCGGGTGGTGCTTAGTATTGCTTTATCCAAGTCTTGGCCAATTCATCAATTGGATGTTAAAAATGCTTTCTTACATGGTAATTTAAATGAGACTGTTTACATGTACCAACCAATGGGGTTCAAGGATCCTAGTCGACCTGATCATGTTTGTCTTCTCCGTAAGTCTCTCTACGGTCTCAAACAAGCCCCCCGAGCTTGGTATCAAAGGTTTGCTGATTTTGTGGCGTCCATTGGATTTTCCCATAGCAAATCTGAtaattcattgttcatttttcGCCATGGTACTGAAACTGCTTTTATCctactttatgttgatgatattatcTTAACTGCTTCTTCAGAATTTCTTAGGCTTCGAATTATTTCTCGCCTTGCATCTGAatttgctatgaaagacttgggtccaCTGAGCTATTTCTTAGGTATTGCTGTCTCCCGGGACAAATCTGGTTTATTTTTGTCTCAAAAGAAATATGCTCAGGATATTATTGCTAAAGCAGGTATGACTTCTTGCAAACCATCTCTTACTCCTGTTGATTCCAAAGGGAAAATGAGTTCTTCATCCGGCGATCTTTATGAGAATGCTACTCACTATCGTAGTCTGTGTGGGGGTTTGCAATACTTGACTTTTACTCGTCCGGATATTTCTTATGCTGTTCAACAAGTTTGTCTGTTTATGCATGCTCCACGGGTTGAGCATATGAATGCTTTAAAGCGTGTTCTTCGCTATGTTCAAGGTACGCTTAACTATGGTTTGCACATGTCTAAGTCATCTGTTAGTTCTCTTTTGTCCTACACGGACGCAGACTGGGGCGGGTGTCCCGACACTCGTCGTTCTACGTCAGGTTATTGTGTGTTTCTAGGTGATAACCTGATATCTTGGTCAGCAAAACGACAACCAACTCTGTCTAAGTCTAGTGCTGAAGCAGAGTATCGTGGGGTTGCAAATGTAGTCTCTGAATCATGTTGGGTTCGAAACTTACTTTTCGAGCTAGGTTTTCCTATTTCCAAGGCTACATTGGTTTACTGTGATAATGTAAGTGCCATCTATCTTTCCAGTAATCCGGTACAACATCAACGTACCAAACATATTGAGATGGACATACATTTTGTTCGTGAGAAAGTTCAACGGGGTGAGGTTCGAGTACTACATGTACCATCTCGTTATCAGCTTGCCgacatttttactaaaagtCTCCCTCGGGTATTATTTGATGATTTCCGGCACAGTCTCAACATTCGTAAATCTCCCGTTTCGACTGCGGGGGTGTGATAGATTATGGAAATAATCTATTTATTGTACAATATCTTTTGGTAAATATTCTAATTAGTTGTCATCTTTTATATTTAGCAATTATCTTTGTAATTGATTATTATCTATGTAATTGATAATAATCTCCGTAATTATCTCTTGCCTAAAATTAGGCTTGTACACTtttgtatatattgattattcagTGAATGAGAATGGGACGGCAAACATTCTTTTACTAACTCTCATCATTTCTTATACAATAGAACTCTATTGTGATCATTCGCATATTAATACGATTATAAATCATTAGTATCTTTTATGttgtcaaaaacaaaaaagatctTGTCATCTAACACAACCTATGAGTACGATCAACAACAATTGAGCATTAAatgtaagagaaaaaaaagaagagaattgGTGCAAATTTAACCTTAGTTCTTCAAAGATTTTGAACTAACTTTCTTCGTTTCTTATATATTAACACTTAATCATACTCGTATATTAATGAGTATAAATCCTCAGTaccttaaatttttaaaaacattaaaaaaaattagtatatttacaaaaaatgtAAAGATCtaatgtcacgatccaaaatgaATGTGATGACACTTGTCTTATCCCATCATGACAAGTCAGCCTAAGCCCAATAATATTGATTAAATGCAGAAGTAAAACCAAAAGTCCAATGACAATTACTAGTACGAAAAACAAGTCAACTTAAttttatccccaaaatctggttgtcacgtgcacaagtctcttaatgtaaatactagaattGAAATATTGTACACAAGTCTCAAATGAcattgtctttcaagtaaaaacaaaatcatCAACATGTATAAGAAGGTCTACTGGAATGACAACAACTACCTCAAAGTCTCCATAGAAATCCTCGAAAATGAAGAGAATAGAAGGTATCACGAAGATTCGGACTCGTAACCTACCATAATTTGTAAAAGCAAGATGTGGGTACCAAATCACAcagtacccaacaagcaaacctctaaacataAGCTAAGGAAACTACGGCTACTCCTTACACCATATCTGAACCTACacactacaacctgcataaaaccaGCCCAATCTAACAGTTCACAATTTACAAGAGCATATCTCAACAACAATATTCTAACAATCACATATTCTCAACAACAGGTTCGTTCATCAATTACAACCTCCACGACTACAACCTACTTGAAACTAACCCAATCTAACagtttataattcatataagacacaactcaacaacaacactctaACCATTACATATTCTCAACAACGACCTCAATAGTCATTAATCAAAGTTTCATAGAAAGGcattcacaagatcagcaaaacacaatatcaagttcactaatgataaatatgtgcaatgcaatgtcaaatataatgatgcatgtctgacccaGTGATACACActcgctgtctctcagtccgagATTCATAGGGACCTATTTGTCCATGCATCCGTCATGACGTGCGATatgaccctcgataatagtaaccaccgcggtgcgcgatacgtccctcgaaatataatatcaatcggagcgcgcgatacgtccctcaaaatGGTACATTCTCTTATCACATAACACTTATCACCACCATGTCTCAGAACCAATGAATATAACATGCTCAAACAAATAATGATGAGATAAACATTTTGATACAaggcacaattcacaac includes:
- the LOC114076789 gene encoding uncharacterized protein LOC114076789 isoform X1 is translated as MAESQKIHPATLVTNIKTHVPVVLEYDGSQYNNWSTLFKLHCRAYMVIDHITPVATESDADKEKPAPNSSDAALWHRLDDIVRQWIYGTISNDLLNSIIDADDKAIDTWNRLENFFHNNKSARALNLDAQFTNTKLEQFDGVKPYCTRLKTLADSLRNVGDKVSDNRMALQLLKGLSEEYKPFRTSVRHISPLPSFDTLRSMLELEEQSNSSDLAIEAREEALLTASSTASHPSSDHSSSSKGGNSRGRAKGKGKGSGGKGKGGAGRNNQQQQQSSQQQQPRQGGASSQQQQQQGMGWMFPPWPYWGNGPWATPPCPYPAQGPGPNPWTGARPYQPPSQGILGSRPNQAYFSSAPSSHPGSVPTNIEQAMHTMSLTDPNYYMDTGATSHMTNSQGFADGEQNSEV
- the LOC114076789 gene encoding uncharacterized protein LOC114076789 isoform X2 yields the protein MAESQKIHPATLVTNIKTHVPVVLEYDGSQYNNWSTLFKLHCRAYMVIDHITPVATESDADKEKPAPNSSDAALWHRLDDIVRQWIYGTISNDLLNSIIDADDKAIDTWNRLENFFHNNKSARALNLDAQFTNTKLEQFDGVKPYCTRLKTLADSLRNVGDKVSDNRMALQLLKGLSEEYKPFRTSVRHISPLPSFDTLRSMLELEEQSNSSDLAIEAREEALLTASSTASHPSSDHSSSSKGGNSRGRAKGKGKGSGGKGKGGAGRNNQQQQQSSQQQQPRQGGASSQQQQQQGMGWMFPPWPYWGNGPWATPPCPYPAQGPGPNPWTGARPYQPPSQGILGSRPNQAYFSSAPSSHPGSVPTNIEQAMHTMSLTDPNYYMDTGATSHMTNSQDGEQNSEV